In Candidatus Epulonipiscium viviparus, one DNA window encodes the following:
- a CDS encoding dihydrofolate reductase yields MIVAVSKNGQIGIANELPWNIKEDMNYFRKMTTAKTVIMGRKTFNSIGRPLPNRRNIVLTTNTDLKIAGVEVVTNFAEALIIAREEDAFVIGGGQIYELFMPYAEELYITEVDVNIDGDAAFPEYRNKFVCVETIEKSANDSKYNYRFTKWIAADEVPEGL; encoded by the coding sequence ATGATAGTTGCTGTATCGAAAAATGGACAAATAGGAATAGCAAATGAGCTGCCTTGGAATATAAAAGAAGATATGAACTACTTCAGAAAGATGACTACCGCCAAGACTGTGATAATGGGACGTAAAACCTTTAACAGTATAGGGCGCCCGCTGCCAAATCGCCGAAATATAGTGTTGACTACAAATACGGATTTGAAAATAGCAGGTGTCGAGGTGGTGACAAACTTTGCGGAAGCCCTGATCATTGCAAGAGAAGAAGATGCGTTTGTAATAGGTGGAGGTCAAATTTATGAGCTATTTATGCCATATGCAGAGGAGCTGTATATAACAGAAGTGGATGTCAACATTGATGGAGATGCTGCATTTCCGGAGTATCGCAACAAATTTGTGTGTGTAGAAACAATAGAAAAATCTGCCAATGACAGTAAATATAATTATAGGTTTACAAAATGGATTGCAGCTGATGAAGTGCCGGAGGGCCTATAG
- the ispG gene encoding flavodoxin-dependent (E)-4-hydroxy-3-methylbut-2-enyl-diphosphate synthase — MTKTIKVKDVYIGGNHPISIQSMCNTKTHDIPATIDQIQELTAAGCEIIRVAVPDQAAANALSQIIPAVEIPVVADIHFDYRLALSAIENGVHKLRLNPGNISNPQNVTAVVKKAQNYSIPIRIGINSGSIEKNLLKQYGVSPTAMVLSAKNHIDLLESLDFTDICVSLKASNVPLSIAAYELFSKQYNYPLHLGITEAGTLYNGTVKSAIGIGALLSRGIGNTIRVSLSDDPIQEIKCAKAILQSLNLRKFGVEIISCPTCGRTQFDLIKLVHKVEAYTQNFSADLKVAVMGCIVNGPGEAREADIGIAGGNGSGIIFKKGQIIRKVPEDELFTTFCKEFQSLL, encoded by the coding sequence GACGTTTATATCGGAGGCAACCATCCTATCAGTATTCAATCGATGTGTAACACCAAAACACACGACATCCCCGCAACAATCGACCAAATCCAGGAACTTACAGCCGCTGGGTGCGAAATAATTCGTGTTGCAGTACCCGATCAAGCTGCAGCCAATGCGCTATCGCAAATCATCCCAGCAGTTGAGATCCCCGTTGTTGCCGATATTCATTTTGATTACCGCCTTGCGCTATCTGCAATAGAAAACGGGGTACACAAGCTGAGACTCAATCCAGGAAATATTAGTAATCCTCAAAACGTTACCGCGGTCGTCAAGAAGGCTCAAAATTATTCTATACCCATCAGAATTGGCATCAACTCTGGCTCTATCGAAAAAAATCTACTTAAGCAATACGGCGTTTCACCAACGGCCATGGTTCTCAGTGCCAAAAATCATATTGATTTACTCGAATCTCTCGACTTTACCGACATCTGCGTTTCTCTCAAAGCTTCCAATGTTCCCCTAAGTATAGCAGCATACGAGCTATTCTCCAAACAATACAACTATCCTCTACACCTAGGAATCACAGAAGCCGGCACACTCTACAACGGCACCGTCAAATCTGCTATAGGCATCGGCGCCCTGCTCTCACGTGGCATCGGCAATACCATCAGAGTCTCACTTTCCGACGACCCCATACAAGAAATAAAGTGCGCAAAGGCCATACTCCAATCTCTAAACCTCCGTAAGTTTGGGGTCGAAATCATCTCTTGCCCCACTTGCGGCCGTACACAATTTGATCTAATCAAACTTGTTCATAAAGTAGAAGCATACACGCAAAATTTTTCTGCAGATCTAAAAGTAGCCGTAATGGGTTGTATTGTCAACGGACCTGGTGAAGCGCGCGAGGCAGACATCGGCATTGCGGGAGGAAACGGCTCTGGAATTATTTTTAAAAAGGGTCAAATCATCCGCAAAGTACCCGAAGACGAGCTATTCACTACTTTTTGCAAAGAGTTCCAAAGTTTACTATAG